From Corvus moneduloides isolate bCorMon1 chromosome 2, bCorMon1.pri, whole genome shotgun sequence, one genomic window encodes:
- the SLC7A1 gene encoding high affinity cationic amino acid transporter 1 isoform X1, with product MECQKITNFGNQLLRRKNVDCTREDSRLSRCLNTFDLVALGVGSTLGAGVYVLAGAVARENAGPAIVISFLIAALASVLAGLCYGEFGARVPKTGSAYLYSYVTVGELWAFITGWNLILSYVIGTSSVARAWSATFDEIIGQHIEKFCKKYMTMDAPGVLAKYPDIFAVVIIVILTGLLAFGVKESALVNKVFTCINILVLGFVVISGFVKGSVKNWNLTEQDIYNTSHSISKYNQTQEEKLYGVGGFMPYGWKGVLSGAATCFYAFVGFDCIATTGEEVKNPQKAIPIGIVASLLICFVAYFGVSAALTLMMPYYQLDTNSPLPNAFKYVGWDGANYAVAVGSLCALSTSLLGSMFPMPRIIYAMAEDGLLFKFLAKVNEKRKTPLIATVTSGATAAVMAFLFDLKDLVDLMSIGTLLAYSLVAACVLVLRYQPEQPNLAYQMARSTEETDNNESVSTSESQAGFLPEEEEKFSLKAILCSTDSDPSKFSGLVVNISTFVIGFLIVGICILTSLEPNILINTVQIIAAILVVTIIFIIRKQPESKTKLSFKVPFLPFLPVGSIFVNIYLMMQLDAGTWIRFAIWMLLGFIIYFTYGIWHSVEASYTASAEVERNTDTGSDSCK from the exons ATGGAGTGTCAGAAAATTACCAATTTTGGAAACCAGCTTCTTCGTCGGAAAAATGTGGACTGCACTCGAGAAGACAGTCGGCTCTCACGATGCCTCAACACGTTTGACTTGGTGGCTCTGGGAGTGGGCAGCACTTTGGGTGCAGGTGTCTATGTactggctggagctgtggcacGGGAAAATGCAGGACCTGCCATTGTTATCTCCTTCTTGATTGCCGCCTTGGCTTCAGTGCTTGCCGGACTCTGCTACGGAGAATTCGGTGCTCGAGTTCCTAAGACAGGATCAGCTTATCTCTACAGCTACGTGACTGTGGGTGAGCTGTGGGCCTTCATCACAGGGTGGAATCTAATCCTCTCCTATGTTATCG GAACCTCGAGTGTGGCCAGAGCCTGGAGTGCTACATTTGATGAAATCATAGGGCAGCACATTgaaaaattttgtaaaaaatacatGACGATGGATGCTCCTGGAGTGCTAGCAAAATACCCAGACATCTTTGCTGTGGTGATAATCGTCATCCTAACAG gccTTTTAGCTTTTGGAGTGAAAGAATCTGCCCTGGTGAACAAAGTGTTCACCTGCATCAACATCCTTGTGCTTGGATTTGTCGTGATCTCCGGCTTCGTGAAAGGATCTGTTAAAAACTGGAATCTGACTGAACAGGACATTTACAACACCAGCCATAGCATTTCCAAATACAA TcaaacacaggaagaaaagctcTACGGTGTTGGAGGTTTTATGCCCTATGGATGGAAAGGAGTCCTCTCAGGGGCAGCCACGTGTTTTTATGCTTTTGTGGGATTTGACTGTATTGCTACTACAG GCGAGGAGGTAAAAAATCCTCAGAAGGCCATTCCTATTGGCATTGTGGCATCTCTGCTCATCTGCTTTGTGGCTTATTTTGGCGTGTCGGCTGCCCTGACACTCATGATGCCTTACTACCAGCTGGATACCAATAGCCCTTTACCCAATGCCTTTAAATACGTGGGTTGGGATGGAGCCAATTATGCAGTGGCTGTCGGTTCCTTGTGTGCACTATCTACGAG TCTCCTTGGCTCCATGTTTCCGATGCCTCGAATAATTTATGCTATGGCAGAAGATGGACTTCTCTTTAAATTTTTGGCTAAAGTCAACGAGAAGAGAAAAACTCCCTTAATTGCAACAGTGACATCAGGAGCTACTGCAG CTGTTATGGCCTTTCTCTTTGACTTGAAAGATCTTGTGGACCTCATGTCCATCGGGACCCTCCTGGCTTACTCCTTGGTAGCAGCCTGTGTGTTGGTACTGAG GTACCAACCAGAGCAGCCTAATTTGGCGTACCAGATGGCTAGGTCGACAGAGGAGACAGATAATAACGAGTCTGTGAGCACCAGTGAGTCACAGGCTGGGTTTCtgccagaggaagaggagaagttTTCCCTCAAAGCCATACTGTGTTCTACAGATTCGGATCCTTCCAAATTCTCTGGTTTGGTGGTGAACATCTCAACTTTTGTCATTG GTTTCCTTATTGTGGGTATCTGTATCCTGACTTCCCTTGAGCCAAACATTCTGATAAACACTGTACAGATTATTGCCGCCATCCTTGTTGTCACTATCATCTTCATTATACGGAAACAGcctgaaagcaaaaccaaactctCCTTTAAG gtaccttttttgccctttcttCCTGTTGGGagtatttttgtgaatatttacCTCATGATGCAGCTAGATGCAGGCACATGGATCCGGTTTGCAATCTGGATGCTTCTAG GCTTTATCATCTACTTTACCTATGGAATATGGCACAGTGTGGAAGCCAGCTACACAGCCTCAGCAGAAGTGGAGAGAAACACAGACACTGGCTCAGACAGCTGTAAATGA
- the SLC7A1 gene encoding high affinity cationic amino acid transporter 1 isoform X2, whose product MHGCFEAFHIEKPYKVPPGLEHVPATKGDVYPFCPLAGTSSVARAWSATFDEIIGQHIEKFCKKYMTMDAPGVLAKYPDIFAVVIIVILTGLLAFGVKESALVNKVFTCINILVLGFVVISGFVKGSVKNWNLTEQDIYNTSHSISKYNQTQEEKLYGVGGFMPYGWKGVLSGAATCFYAFVGFDCIATTGEEVKNPQKAIPIGIVASLLICFVAYFGVSAALTLMMPYYQLDTNSPLPNAFKYVGWDGANYAVAVGSLCALSTSLLGSMFPMPRIIYAMAEDGLLFKFLAKVNEKRKTPLIATVTSGATAAVMAFLFDLKDLVDLMSIGTLLAYSLVAACVLVLRYQPEQPNLAYQMARSTEETDNNESVSTSESQAGFLPEEEEKFSLKAILCSTDSDPSKFSGLVVNISTFVIGFLIVGICILTSLEPNILINTVQIIAAILVVTIIFIIRKQPESKTKLSFKVPFLPFLPVGSIFVNIYLMMQLDAGTWIRFAIWMLLGFIIYFTYGIWHSVEASYTASAEVERNTDTGSDSCK is encoded by the exons ATGCATGGTTGCTTTGAGGCCTTCCATATTGAAAAACCTTACAAGGTTCCCCCTGGTTTGGAACATGTGCCAGCTACAAAGGGTGATGTTTATCCTTTCTGTCCTCTGGCAGGAACCTCGAGTGTGGCCAGAGCCTGGAGTGCTACATTTGATGAAATCATAGGGCAGCACATTgaaaaattttgtaaaaaatacatGACGATGGATGCTCCTGGAGTGCTAGCAAAATACCCAGACATCTTTGCTGTGGTGATAATCGTCATCCTAACAG gccTTTTAGCTTTTGGAGTGAAAGAATCTGCCCTGGTGAACAAAGTGTTCACCTGCATCAACATCCTTGTGCTTGGATTTGTCGTGATCTCCGGCTTCGTGAAAGGATCTGTTAAAAACTGGAATCTGACTGAACAGGACATTTACAACACCAGCCATAGCATTTCCAAATACAA TcaaacacaggaagaaaagctcTACGGTGTTGGAGGTTTTATGCCCTATGGATGGAAAGGAGTCCTCTCAGGGGCAGCCACGTGTTTTTATGCTTTTGTGGGATTTGACTGTATTGCTACTACAG GCGAGGAGGTAAAAAATCCTCAGAAGGCCATTCCTATTGGCATTGTGGCATCTCTGCTCATCTGCTTTGTGGCTTATTTTGGCGTGTCGGCTGCCCTGACACTCATGATGCCTTACTACCAGCTGGATACCAATAGCCCTTTACCCAATGCCTTTAAATACGTGGGTTGGGATGGAGCCAATTATGCAGTGGCTGTCGGTTCCTTGTGTGCACTATCTACGAG TCTCCTTGGCTCCATGTTTCCGATGCCTCGAATAATTTATGCTATGGCAGAAGATGGACTTCTCTTTAAATTTTTGGCTAAAGTCAACGAGAAGAGAAAAACTCCCTTAATTGCAACAGTGACATCAGGAGCTACTGCAG CTGTTATGGCCTTTCTCTTTGACTTGAAAGATCTTGTGGACCTCATGTCCATCGGGACCCTCCTGGCTTACTCCTTGGTAGCAGCCTGTGTGTTGGTACTGAG GTACCAACCAGAGCAGCCTAATTTGGCGTACCAGATGGCTAGGTCGACAGAGGAGACAGATAATAACGAGTCTGTGAGCACCAGTGAGTCACAGGCTGGGTTTCtgccagaggaagaggagaagttTTCCCTCAAAGCCATACTGTGTTCTACAGATTCGGATCCTTCCAAATTCTCTGGTTTGGTGGTGAACATCTCAACTTTTGTCATTG GTTTCCTTATTGTGGGTATCTGTATCCTGACTTCCCTTGAGCCAAACATTCTGATAAACACTGTACAGATTATTGCCGCCATCCTTGTTGTCACTATCATCTTCATTATACGGAAACAGcctgaaagcaaaaccaaactctCCTTTAAG gtaccttttttgccctttcttCCTGTTGGGagtatttttgtgaatatttacCTCATGATGCAGCTAGATGCAGGCACATGGATCCGGTTTGCAATCTGGATGCTTCTAG GCTTTATCATCTACTTTACCTATGGAATATGGCACAGTGTGGAAGCCAGCTACACAGCCTCAGCAGAAGTGGAGAGAAACACAGACACTGGCTCAGACAGCTGTAAATGA